A segment of the Desulfofundulus kuznetsovii DSM 6115 genome:
CTTTCTCAGGTAGTTAAGGTGCTGGTAGCGTTATGCTAAATGAATTTAGTATCAACCGGGTTTACCTCGCCTGCGGTGCCACCGATTTGCGCAAGTCCATTGACGGCCTGGCCGTGCTGGTCAAGGAAGGGTTTGAGCTGGACCCCTTCTCTTCCTGCCTTTTCGTCTTCTGTAACCGGCAGCGGGACAAAATTAAAATTCTCCACTGGGACCACAATGGGTTTTGGCTCTATTACCGCCGGCTGGAGAAAGGTAAATTCCCCTGGCCGGAAAGAAGCACTTCTTCAACTATTGCCATTAGCCGCCGGGAACTGCGCTGGCTGCTCGACGGCCTATCGATAGAACAGCCTAAAGCTCATCCCGAGGTAAAAGCACGCACTGTAATATAAATAAAGCAGCAGAAAGAAATATTTTCACTTTGTGGTTGATTCTAGAGGGATTCGACGGGTTTCGTCGAATCTTTTATTCATGAACACTACTTCGCAATCTATCGCTGCCATGAATATAGAAGAGCTGCAAAGCCGCTGTCTACAGCTGGAAGAGCAGTGCAGATGGTTGGAACAACAGAATGCCGAGCTGACCGCTAAACTGAATTGGTTTATGGAGCAGCTTCGCTTGAGCAAACACCGGCAATTCGGTGTTTCCAGCGAACGGACCGCTTCTGGCTACCAGCAGCTTTCGCTTTTTAATGAGGCGGAAGTGGAAGCCCAGCCGGCTTCACCCGAACCGGCTGTCGAAACCATCACCTACCAGCGCCGCAAACAGCGTGGCCGCCGGGAGATGGTGCTCGATAACCTGCCGGTGGAAACGGTTGAGTACCGCCTGCCGGAAGAAGAGCGGGTCTGTTCGTGCTGCGGTGGTCCTTTACATGAAATGAGCACCGAAGTACGACAGGAACTGCAGATCATCCCGGCCCAGGTAAAAGTGGTCAAGCATGTGCGTTACGTTTATTCCTGCCGCCATTGCGAGCGCAACGAGCTAACCACCCCCATTGTTACCGCTCCCATGCCGGCTCCTGTATTTCCCGGAAGTATGGTTTCCCCCTCGCTTATGGCTTACATCATGAACCAGAAATACGGGGAAGGTCTGCCGCTGTACCGCCAGGAGCAGCAGTTTGCCCACCTGGGGGTGGAGCTGTCCCGGCAGACGCTTGCCAACTGGGTGCTGTACGGGGCGAACAACTGGTTGGCCCTGATCTACGATCGCCTGCATGAACACCTGCTTGAGCGGGATATCCTGCATGCCGATGAGACAACCCTGCAGGTCCTCCGCGAGCCGGGCCGGGCTGCTGAAACCCAATCGTACCTCTGGCTCTACCGCACCGGGCGGGACGGTCCTCCCATTATTCTCTACGACTACCAGACCACCCGGGCCAGCAAGCACCCCCGCCGGTTCCTGGCAGGTTTTAAAGGCTACTTGCACGTTGACGGTTACGCCGGCTACAACGAACTGCCGGATGTCACCCTGGTGGGCTGCTGGGCCCATGCCCGGCGCAAGTTTGATGAAGCGTTAAAGGCCCTGCCGGAAGATAAACGCAATAAAGCAGTGGCCGCCCAGGTGGGGCTGGAATTTTGTAACCAACTTTTTGCCATTGAGCGCGACTTGAAAGATGCAACGCCCCAGGAGCGTTATCAGGCCCGCCAGGTGCGCAGCCGCCCCGTGCTGGATGCTTTTCGGGCATGGCTTAAAACCCAGAAAACACAGGTACTGCCCAAAAGTTCCTTTGGTCAGGCAGTTAACTATTGCCTGAGCCAGTGGGATAAACTCATTGCCTTTTTGCAGGATGGACGCCTGGAACTGGATAACAACCGGAGTGAGCGGTCGATCAAACCCTTTGTCATTGGCCGCAAGAACTGGTTGTTTGCCAATACTCCGCGGGGTGCCCGGGCCAGCGCTATTACTTACAGCATCATAGAAACGGCAAAGGAGAATGGGTTGAATCCTTTCCAGTACCTCAGTTATCTTTTTGAAAAACTTCCCAACCTGGACCCTAAAGACAGTAACGCCCTGGATCAGTTGCTCCCCTGGTCCAATTCGCTGCCCCATGTCTGCAGGGCTAATAAATAAGCCAGATTATGTCCCCACCTGATTGCAAGGTGGGGTTTATTTTACGCTTACAGATCGAAAACAGAAAAACGAAGTCGTATAAAGGGAATGTGCGGGGTGATGAATGAGAAGGGGGGTATTTTTTTGATCTATTTGCAGTCCTTTTTCAGTTCTCCGAGGGCCGAAGCATTTTCGGTGGCTCGATGGCAGCCGCGGGGTTTCAGCTACCCGGAAATACGCTGCCTGGCACCGTTTGACGCTGACGGCCGCCCGATACGCGGGCTGCCGCCAGAGTGGTACCTGGAGATGTACGCCGTGGCGCTTGCTTCCAGGTGGCCGGAGGTGCGCCGTGCGCTGGAGCATTTTAAGCGCAGGGACGTTTCGCTGCTGTGCTGGTGCAACCCGGAGCGCCAGCGCGGTTACCCGAAACTCTTTTGCCACACTATCCTCATAGGTTTTCTGGCGGAGCGTTTCGGGTTGCCGGTAATGTATCTGGATGGCCGCGAGAACCCTGTGTGGAATGAAGAGGACAAACATCGGTTTTTGAGGTTGGTCGGCTCCAACCTGATTGAACAAAAGGTGCTCACTGGTGTTTTCTGACACAGTGCTGTCGGAGAACCTGTTTTTGCCCTTTTGCGGCAGGAATTTGGCGGTAAAGGCGAGAAAAGGTGGGAGTACCGGTGGCCGGTAGTGGATGTTTAAATGGGCTTTCTGCCTGGGACCGCCTGCGCCGGGCGGAGAAGGGAGAAGTGGTCATTTTTCAGTCGCGTTACGGTGCGGGTCGGGAAGGTTTTTTCGTCAAGGCCGTATGCGCTGACCGGGAAAAATTGCTGGAGTGGGCGCGGGAAATGGGCCTATCTGAGGAAAGGGTTTTTGTTCCGAGCGCGGCGATGCCCAACATAACCCTCACGGGGAAGACGGCCCGGGAAGTTCTAAAAAAATGGTGATACTGTAGAAAAATCGGGGAGGGATTTTTATTAAATCTTATAATCTTTTTGATGGTGTTGCCCGTGAAGACCATTTGGTAGCGGCAGCGATCTACCTGTCACACGATTATATAGCGATGTTTTCCCAGGGGATGGATGATTATAAGGACTACCTTCTCAACCGCCACTACTTCCTGGAAGAACTGAGGGAAAACGAAGCTGTCAGGGTCATCCACGTCCCCTTTGACAGGGAGCGGTATGTCAAATGGCTTCAGGATAATCCCCACTGGGAGGATGGGGCGGAAGCCAGGAGCGCCTGGGCGCTGGAAGTGGCGAAAGACCCGGCGGCTCTTGAAGAAGTCCGGTTCCGATACCCCGTTCTGCCTGCGCCGCCCCTGGACGAAGAGTTTACCGTGCTGGTACTCTACGGGGTCATTCCCGTAGTAATGGAGACGCCTGACGAAATACCCGCGGTTTCCGGAAGATTGCCGCACGAAGATGTCAAGCAGATTGCGCTTGAAGCGAGGGAGTTTTTCTCCGGCGTTCCAGAATTTAAATGGCTTTCCCCTTTAAGGTGCAGGGGCGTGCGTATTTATGCAGGTGAGCGGCTGGTTGCACCTCCAAAGGCCGGGACGTTTGAAAACTACGTAAATGATGCGGTTCGGGAGATGCTAAACGCCGGAGAAATTGTAATACCCGTTCCTCCTGCCTGCCGGGTGAGGCGGTCGGACCTGGAAGACGACCTGACGGGTGAGAGACCGTTATTGGTGCTGCTTCTTTTTCCGGTAGTGCTGGCCGGGGCGGCGTCCGAAGTTGACTACTGCGAGGACCTGGTGGAAGAAAGCGAAGGGAAGATCGGCCCGGTATCGGAGCATTTGCGGGAAATGCTTCGTGATAAGCTGGGACACGATGGGGTCGGTGAACCGTTGTTTGTGCCGGAATACGCGCTGGGGATGTTCCTGGAGCGGATCATAGAAAGCATGGACTTCGAGCTGGAAGACATTGATGGCGTAGTGGAGAACGCCGGGAAGGGGAAGAAGAACAGGAATGGGCTGAAGAGGATAAAATGAAAGTCGCATAAGAGGTCTAATGCGTCGTTAAGGGTGCCTTAACGACGCATTATTATGCAGGAAACGGGGTGCTAAGGGGCGAATTTAACGACGCATTAGGAAGGCGTTAAAAGCAAACTGGTAGTGTAGCGAGTGGTGTTGCCGGGAAAACTGTTTACCGACACGCAATCGGAGGTGTGTTTCTTGAGACAGGGTTTGTATTTATTGGATCCGTTGCGTACTGTTCCAGAAGAATGGTGGGATTGGAGAAAAAATAAATTCCAAGTAATTTCTTTGTGGTTCATTCGAGGAATGTTGTCGTTGTCTGTTGCTTCGTTTATAGTATTGACGTTGTTGCCTCTTATTGTTTTGTTGTTTTTGGCATCGCCCTGGAAAGAAGTAGCGACTCAGGCAATGTATCCGGTATTTTGGTTTTATGCTTTAGTTATATGGGCAGTCGGTTGTGATCCGTGTAAAAAGAGGCTGAGGCACGGCAATTCTGACGTTTTATTAGCGGTTGTTGCTTTATTCGGAGCAGGTTTCGCCGCAGTAATGATACACTTTGTGACGCAGTATGCTTTTGGAGCAGATCTCGTTCAAGCATATGCGAGTTTTTTTGTAAGTCTTTTAACCGAGTTTGCAAAGTTAGCAGTAGGTTTGTAGGGTACGGGGCAGGTTTCTGCTCCTGCCCCCGCAAAGGGGAGTGGTGGAAGCGGGATGGAGTCCGGGTTTGCCGGGTACCTGAGAAGCCGGGGCCTGTCCCCCAACACTGTAGCCTCTTATCTCAC
Coding sequences within it:
- the tnpC gene encoding IS66 family transposase, producing MNIEELQSRCLQLEEQCRWLEQQNAELTAKLNWFMEQLRLSKHRQFGVSSERTASGYQQLSLFNEAEVEAQPASPEPAVETITYQRRKQRGRREMVLDNLPVETVEYRLPEEERVCSCCGGPLHEMSTEVRQELQIIPAQVKVVKHVRYVYSCRHCERNELTTPIVTAPMPAPVFPGSMVSPSLMAYIMNQKYGEGLPLYRQEQQFAHLGVELSRQTLANWVLYGANNWLALIYDRLHEHLLERDILHADETTLQVLREPGRAAETQSYLWLYRTGRDGPPIILYDYQTTRASKHPRRFLAGFKGYLHVDGYAGYNELPDVTLVGCWAHARRKFDEALKALPEDKRNKAVAAQVGLEFCNQLFAIERDLKDATPQERYQARQVRSRPVLDAFRAWLKTQKTQVLPKSSFGQAVNYCLSQWDKLIAFLQDGRLELDNNRSERSIKPFVIGRKNWLFANTPRGARASAITYSIIETAKENGLNPFQYLSYLFEKLPNLDPKDSNALDQLLPWSNSLPHVCRANK
- the tnpB gene encoding IS66 family insertion sequence element accessory protein TnpB (TnpB, as the term is used for proteins encoded by IS66 family insertion elements, is considered an accessory protein, since TnpC, encoded by a neighboring gene, is a DDE family transposase.), producing the protein MLNEFSINRVYLACGATDLRKSIDGLAVLVKEGFELDPFSSCLFVFCNRQRDKIKILHWDHNGFWLYYRRLEKGKFPWPERSTSSTIAISRRELRWLLDGLSIEQPKAHPEVKARTVI